The following proteins come from a genomic window of Finegoldia magna ATCC 29328:
- the groL gene encoding chaperonin GroEL (60 kDa chaperone family; promotes refolding of misfolded polypeptides especially under stressful conditions; forms two stacked rings of heptamers to form a barrel-shaped 14mer; ends can be capped by GroES; misfolded proteins enter the barrel where they are refolded when GroES binds), translated as MAKQIKFSDDARKSMVEGINKLSDTVKVTLGPKGRNVVLDKEYGAPLITNDGVSIAREIELEDEYENMGAQLVKEVATKTNDVAGDGTTTATLLAQAIIREGLKNLAAGANPIVLQKGIKKAVEKSVEAIKARSHSVTTKEEIANVGSVSAADETIGKLIAEAMEKVGNNGVITVEESKSMGTTLNVVEGMEFDRGYVSPYMVSDSDKMVAAMEDPFILVTDRKITNIQDILPLLEQVVQQGKPLFIIAEDVEGEALATLVLNKIRGTFNCVAVKAPGFGDRRKEMLEDICILTGAQLITEDLGIELKDASFDMLGRARKVNVSKDKTTIVDGNGDQSKIEERINQIQNRIPETDSEYDREKLQERLAKLSGGVAVIEVGAATETELKERKLRIEDALAATRAAVEEGIVAGGGTILLDIIEEVEKLVDDVEGDEKTGVKIILKALEEPVKQIAINAGIDGSVIVENVKNKDKGIGFDAYKGEYVDMLKAGIVDPTKVTLSALQNAASVASLLLTTEAAVVTIKKDEPAMPQPGPGAYM; from the coding sequence ATGGCAAAACAAATTAAATTTTCAGATGATGCTCGTAAAAGCATGGTAGAAGGTATTAATAAATTATCAGATACAGTTAAAGTAACATTGGGACCAAAAGGTCGCAATGTAGTTTTAGATAAAGAATACGGCGCACCATTGATTACAAATGATGGTGTTTCAATTGCAAGAGAAATTGAACTTGAAGATGAATACGAAAACATGGGTGCACAATTAGTAAAAGAAGTTGCGACAAAAACAAATGACGTAGCAGGTGATGGTACAACTACTGCAACACTTTTAGCTCAAGCTATTATTAGAGAAGGATTGAAAAACTTAGCAGCTGGTGCTAATCCTATAGTTTTGCAAAAAGGTATAAAAAAAGCTGTTGAGAAGTCTGTAGAAGCTATCAAAGCTAGAAGTCACAGCGTTACTACAAAAGAAGAAATTGCTAATGTTGGTAGCGTATCAGCTGCAGATGAAACTATTGGTAAACTAATTGCAGAGGCTATGGAAAAAGTTGGAAACAATGGTGTAATTACTGTTGAGGAATCAAAATCTATGGGAACTACATTAAATGTTGTAGAAGGTATGGAATTCGATAGAGGATATGTTTCTCCTTACATGGTTTCTGATTCAGACAAAATGGTTGCAGCAATGGAAGATCCATTCATTTTAGTTACTGACAGAAAAATTACAAATATTCAAGATATATTGCCATTATTAGAACAAGTTGTTCAACAAGGTAAGCCATTATTTATAATCGCTGAAGATGTTGAAGGTGAAGCACTAGCAACATTAGTTTTAAATAAAATCAGAGGAACTTTCAATTGTGTAGCTGTAAAGGCACCAGGATTCGGAGATAGAAGAAAAGAAATGCTTGAAGATATTTGCATTTTAACTGGAGCACAATTAATTACAGAAGATTTGGGAATCGAATTAAAAGATGCATCATTTGATATGCTTGGAAGAGCAAGAAAAGTTAATGTATCAAAAGATAAAACAACAATTGTTGATGGTAACGGCGACCAATCAAAAATTGAAGAAAGAATTAACCAAATCCAAAACAGAATTCCTGAAACTGATTCTGAATACGATAGAGAAAAACTACAAGAAAGATTAGCAAAATTATCTGGTGGAGTTGCAGTAATTGAAGTCGGAGCAGCTACAGAAACAGAATTAAAAGAAAGAAAATTGAGAATAGAAGACGCTCTTGCAGCTACAAGAGCAGCAGTTGAAGAAGGAATTGTAGCTGGTGGTGGAACAATTCTATTAGATATTATTGAAGAAGTTGAAAAACTTGTCGATGACGTTGAGGGTGATGAAAAAACAGGTGTTAAAATAATTTTAAAAGCATTAGAAGAACCTGTAAAACAAATCGCAATTAATGCTGGAATCGACGGCTCAGTAATAGTAGAAAATGTAAAAAATAAAGATAAGGGAATAGGATTTGATGCATACAAAGGCGAATATGTAGATATGTTAAAAGCCGGAATTGTAGATCCAACAAAAGTAACATTATCAGCACTACAAAATGCAGCATCGGTTGCAAGTCTATTATTAACAACAGAAGCAGCAGTTGTAACAATAAAAAAAGACGAGCCAGCTATGCCTCAACCAGGTCCAGGCGCTTATATGTAA
- a CDS encoding co-chaperone GroES, giving the protein MNLKPIGDRLVLKKQEKEEEKTFSGIVLPSSAKEAPVYAEVLAIGSEVEEDEKMKGNIKVGDKVIYSKYAGTEIKLEDTDYILVKYEDILAVVE; this is encoded by the coding sequence ATGAATTTAAAACCTATTGGTGATAGATTAGTATTAAAAAAACAAGAAAAAGAAGAAGAAAAAACATTCTCTGGAATAGTTCTCCCTTCTTCAGCCAAAGAAGCTCCTGTTTATGCAGAAGTATTAGCTATTGGTTCTGAAGTAGAAGAAGATGAAAAAATGAAAGGCAACATTAAAGTTGGAGATAAAGTTATATACTCAAAATATGCTGGAACAGAAATAAAACTAGAAGATACAGATTATATTCTAGTAAAATATGAAGATATTCTAGCAGTTGTAGAATAG
- a CDS encoding DNA-3-methyladenine glycosylase family protein, with amino-acid sequence MQAKIEFDDELKLTKIKQSSFNPTHIFECGQAFRWYKEDDMSYTTIDGDMYCNVSLVGDYVYIKNCTEEDYYKKWENYFDLKTNYTKIKEKLSFNETLKNALEYGDGIRILNQDKFSTIISFIISANNQIPRIMKSVNIICENYGKFLGDFNGRKLYSFPKPEDLAKVPVQEMREVCRVGFRDKRIVDVSKMVANNEFDILEIDKLSNEELRKELIKLPGVGPKVADCIMLFSYNRHNTFPVDVWIKRVMEYLFIKEETNKNLIAKYADDLFGEYAGYAQQYLFYYGRENTIGK; translated from the coding sequence ATGCAAGCAAAAATAGAATTTGATGATGAATTAAAACTTACAAAAATCAAACAATCATCTTTTAACCCTACCCACATTTTTGAATGTGGGCAGGCTTTTAGATGGTACAAAGAAGACGATATGTCATATACAACAATTGACGGTGACATGTACTGCAATGTAAGTTTAGTTGGAGATTACGTATATATTAAAAACTGCACAGAAGAAGATTACTATAAAAAATGGGAAAATTATTTTGATTTAAAGACTAACTATACAAAGATAAAAGAAAAATTATCATTTAATGAAACTTTAAAAAACGCATTAGAATATGGTGATGGAATTAGAATTTTAAATCAGGATAAATTCTCAACTATAATTTCATTTATTATATCGGCGAACAATCAAATACCAAGAATTATGAAATCCGTAAATATAATTTGTGAAAATTACGGAAAATTTTTGGGCGATTTTAACGGTAGAAAATTATATTCTTTTCCTAAGCCTGAAGATTTGGCAAAAGTACCAGTACAAGAAATGAGAGAAGTGTGCAGAGTAGGATTTAGAGATAAAAGAATTGTGGACGTTTCAAAAATGGTTGCAAATAATGAGTTTGATATTTTGGAAATCGACAAATTATCAAATGAAGAATTGAGAAAAGAATTAATCAAGCTTCCTGGAGTTGGACCAAAAGTTGCTGATTGTATTATGCTTTTTTCATACAACAGACACAATACATTTCCTGTTGATGTATGGATCAAAAGAGTTATGGAGTATTTGTTCATTAAGGAAGAAACGAATAAGAATTTAATTGCAAAATATGCAGATGATTTATTTGGCGAATATGCAGGATATGCACAACAATATTTATTCTACTATGGAAGAGAAAATACAATTGGAAAATAA
- a CDS encoding Glu/Leu/Phe/Val family dehydrogenase, producing the protein MTETLNPLENARYQIKKACEILKLDDSVYELLKDPYRVIEINIPVKMDDGSMKVFKGYRSQHNNAMGPTKGGLRFREDVNLDEVKALSIWMTFKCQVTNLPYGGGKGGIIVDPSKLSEGELERLSRGFVDGMYKYLGEDFDIPAPDVNTNGKIMSWMADEYNKLTGTNQIGTFTGKPIEFGGSLGRTEATGFSVALSAKKVVLNLDKKLEETTVALQGLGNVGIYTLKYVLEHGMKVKYIMEYNKQRGVFAIHKEDGFNFEECYEISQTQDKDFASIEGCEVISNEEFFAADVDVLIPAALENAITTENVNSIKAKIIVEGANGPITKDADEILNEKNVVIVPDILANSGGVTVSYFEWVQNKDGYYWSEEEVRDKEYQLIDKSFDEIWALSKKLNITLRQAAYVNSIKKISNTMKIRGWY; encoded by the coding sequence ATGACAGAAACATTGAATCCATTGGAAAATGCAAGATATCAAATAAAAAAGGCTTGTGAGATTTTAAAGTTAGACGATAGCGTTTATGAATTATTGAAAGATCCTTACAGAGTAATTGAAATTAATATTCCAGTAAAAATGGATGATGGATCAATGAAAGTATTCAAAGGTTATAGATCACAACACAATAATGCTATGGGTCCTACTAAAGGTGGATTGAGATTTAGAGAAGATGTTAATTTGGATGAAGTCAAAGCTTTGTCTATATGGATGACATTTAAATGTCAAGTAACAAATTTACCTTATGGTGGAGGAAAAGGTGGAATAATTGTTGATCCATCAAAGCTTTCTGAAGGCGAATTAGAAAGATTATCCAGAGGATTTGTAGATGGAATGTACAAATATTTAGGAGAAGATTTTGATATCCCAGCTCCCGATGTTAATACAAACGGAAAAATCATGAGCTGGATGGCTGATGAATACAACAAATTAACTGGTACTAATCAAATTGGAACTTTCACTGGAAAACCAATTGAATTTGGTGGATCATTGGGTAGAACTGAAGCTACAGGATTTTCAGTAGCTCTAAGCGCAAAAAAAGTTGTTTTAAATTTGGATAAAAAACTAGAAGAAACGACTGTTGCATTACAAGGATTAGGCAATGTTGGTATTTATACTTTAAAATATGTGCTTGAACATGGTATGAAAGTCAAATACATCATGGAATACAATAAGCAAAGAGGAGTATTTGCAATTCACAAGGAAGACGGATTCAACTTTGAAGAATGCTATGAAATCTCTCAAACACAAGATAAAGATTTTGCTAGCATTGAAGGATGCGAAGTAATTTCAAATGAGGAATTTTTCGCAGCTGATGTTGATGTTTTGATTCCTGCTGCTTTGGAAAATGCAATTACAACTGAAAATGTTAATTCAATTAAAGCGAAAATCATTGTAGAAGGTGCAAATGGACCTATAACAAAGGATGCAGATGAAATCTTAAATGAAAAAAATGTAGTTATTGTTCCTGATATTTTAGCAAACTCTGGTGGAGTAACAGTATCTTATTTCGAATGGGTACAAAACAAAGATGGATATTACTGGTCAGAAGAAGAAGTAAGAGACAAGGAATATCAATTGATTGACAAATCATTTGATGAAATTTGGGCTTTATCTAAAAAACTTAATATAACATTGAGACAAGCTGCTTATGTAAATTCAATCAAAAAGATTAGCAATACTATGAAAATACGCGGATGGTATTAA
- a CDS encoding glycine--tRNA ligase: MKNEEKTMEKIVSLCKSRGIIFPGSEIYGGLSNTWDYGSLGVEIKNNIKRAWWKKFIQQSPYNVGLDAAILMNPQTWVVSGHVGGFSDPLIDCKECKSRFRADKLIEDYYMNEKNEEIIGLDGKSEQELLDIIEKEDIKCPECGKHNFTDIRKFNLMFKTFQGVTEDNKSEIYLRPETAQGIFVNFKNVQRTSRKKVPFGIGQIGKSFRNEITPGNFIFRTREFEQMELEFFCKPGTDLEWFDYWRNFCKEFLLNLGIREENLRLRDHSQEELSFYSKATTDFEYLFPFGWGELWGIADRTDYDLSKHSEGSGEKLEYMDPTTNEKYIPYCIEPSVGVDRMFLSFLCDAYDEEQLEDNTTRTVLKIHPALAAYKVAVLPLTKKLNDKAMEIYNELAKNFMTHFDDAGSIGKRYRREDEAGTPYCVTIDFDTLEDNTVTIRDRDSMEQKRMTVEEIIEFVNKEMEF, translated from the coding sequence ATGAAAAACGAAGAGAAAACTATGGAAAAAATAGTGAGCCTGTGTAAATCAAGAGGAATAATATTTCCTGGCAGTGAAATCTATGGAGGATTATCAAATACTTGGGACTATGGTTCTTTAGGAGTTGAAATAAAAAATAATATTAAAAGAGCTTGGTGGAAAAAATTTATACAACAAAGTCCTTATAATGTTGGTTTGGATGCAGCTATACTTATGAATCCTCAAACTTGGGTAGTTTCAGGTCATGTTGGTGGATTTTCCGACCCATTAATTGATTGTAAAGAATGTAAATCTAGATTTAGAGCAGATAAATTAATTGAAGATTATTACATGAACGAAAAAAATGAAGAAATTATTGGATTAGATGGAAAATCTGAGCAAGAATTGTTAGATATTATAGAAAAAGAAGACATTAAATGTCCTGAATGTGGTAAACACAATTTCACAGACATTAGAAAATTCAACTTGATGTTCAAAACTTTCCAAGGAGTTACTGAAGATAATAAATCAGAAATATATTTGAGACCAGAAACTGCACAAGGTATTTTTGTGAATTTTAAAAACGTTCAAAGAACATCTAGAAAAAAGGTTCCTTTTGGAATTGGCCAAATAGGTAAATCATTTAGAAACGAAATTACTCCAGGTAACTTTATTTTTAGAACAAGAGAATTTGAACAAATGGAATTAGAATTCTTCTGTAAACCTGGAACTGATTTAGAATGGTTTGATTACTGGAGAAACTTCTGTAAAGAATTTTTATTGAATTTAGGAATTAGAGAAGAAAATCTAAGATTAAGAGACCACTCTCAAGAAGAGTTATCATTCTATTCAAAAGCTACAACAGATTTTGAATATCTGTTCCCATTTGGATGGGGAGAATTGTGGGGAATTGCTGATAGAACAGATTACGATTTGTCTAAACACAGTGAAGGCTCTGGAGAAAAGTTGGAATATATGGATCCTACTACAAACGAAAAATATATTCCATATTGCATAGAACCATCTGTTGGTGTAGACAGAATGTTCTTATCTTTCTTGTGTGATGCTTATGATGAAGAACAGTTAGAAGACAATACAACAAGAACTGTTTTAAAAATCCATCCTGCTTTGGCAGCTTATAAAGTTGCAGTACTTCCATTAACTAAAAAGCTAAATGATAAAGCAATGGAAATTTATAATGAATTAGCTAAGAATTTCATGACTCATTTTGATGATGCTGGTTCAATTGGTAAGAGATACAGAAGAGAAGATGAAGCCGGAACACCATACTGTGTAACTATAGATTTTGATACATTAGAAGATAATACAGTTACTATCAGAGATAGAGACTCTATGGAGCAAAAGAGAATGACAGTTGAAGAAATTATTGAATTTGTAAATAAAGAAATGGAGTTTTAA
- a CDS encoding SOS response-associated peptidase encodes MIYLCSRFELNINELNLLKRYNKKQITKFKPKEEVFPGQQILTLCDDFDYMRWGIDVDFMKKSIINSRIEKIYTSKFFKEDFEYRRCLIPATAFFEWNQKNKDKYRLTVKSQKIFSIAGIFREYKSQETRIRHVSMLTTEAKGLMSEIHTRMPIILPQSFEQIYLSGKNHEEIHEFIFKNYIDLELENLSDSQLTFL; translated from the coding sequence GTGATATATTTGTGTTCTAGATTTGAACTAAATATAAATGAACTTAATTTATTGAAAAGATACAATAAAAAACAAATCACAAAATTTAAACCAAAAGAAGAAGTCTTTCCGGGTCAACAAATTTTAACTTTGTGCGACGATTTTGATTACATGAGATGGGGAATTGATGTTGATTTTATGAAAAAATCTATAATAAATTCGAGGATAGAAAAGATTTATACTTCAAAGTTTTTTAAGGAAGATTTTGAATACAGAAGATGTTTGATTCCTGCGACAGCTTTTTTTGAGTGGAATCAAAAAAATAAAGATAAATATAGATTAACTGTTAAGAGTCAAAAAATATTTTCTATTGCAGGTATTTTCAGAGAATATAAAAGTCAAGAAACGAGAATTAGACACGTTAGTATGCTTACGACAGAAGCAAAAGGTTTAATGTCTGAAATTCACACTCGAATGCCAATTATATTGCCGCAATCTTTTGAACAAATATATTTGTCAGGAAAAAATCATGAAGAAATTCACGAGTTTATATTTAAAAATTACATTGATTTAGAATTGGAAAATTTATCAGATAGTCAATTAACATTTTTGTAA
- the lgt gene encoding prolipoprotein diacylglyceryl transferase: MDRVAFSIFGIDIMWYGILITLGVILGYVVAVKLAKMENISENTILDILVWALPLAIVGARAYYVIFEWDYYSKNLGEIIDIRGGGLAIYGGIIAAVITCYVICKKKNLKFLKMLDIFMPAIALGQAIGRWGNFINKEAYGTPTNLPWAITIDGVKVHPTFLYESLGDFLIFLLLVYVFKNRKKFNGQITSMYMILYGILRFFVEGLRTDSLYIGALRVSQLVSIAIIIAGVILQIKYKKQIIKSDEK, translated from the coding sequence ATGGACAGAGTAGCTTTTTCGATTTTTGGAATAGATATAATGTGGTATGGAATATTGATTACTTTAGGGGTGATTTTGGGCTATGTTGTAGCTGTAAAGTTAGCCAAGATGGAAAATATTTCAGAAAATACCATATTGGATATTTTAGTTTGGGCACTTCCTCTTGCAATTGTAGGAGCGAGGGCTTATTATGTGATATTCGAATGGGACTATTATTCCAAGAATTTAGGAGAAATCATAGACATTCGCGGTGGTGGATTAGCGATTTATGGGGGAATAATTGCCGCAGTTATTACTTGTTACGTTATTTGTAAAAAGAAAAATCTTAAATTTTTAAAAATGCTGGATATTTTTATGCCTGCGATTGCTTTGGGACAAGCAATTGGTAGATGGGGTAATTTTATTAACAAAGAAGCCTATGGTACTCCAACTAATCTTCCTTGGGCAATTACAATAGATGGTGTAAAAGTTCATCCTACATTCTTATATGAATCACTAGGAGATTTTCTAATATTTTTACTATTGGTGTATGTATTTAAGAATAGGAAGAAATTCAATGGTCAAATTACTAGTATGTACATGATTTTGTACGGAATATTGAGATTTTTCGTAGAAGGACTCAGAACAGACAGCTTGTACATTGGTGCATTAAGGGTGAGCCAATTAGTAAGTATCGCGATTATAATTGCAGGAGTAATCTTACAAATCAAATACAAAAAGCAAATTATTAAGTCAGATGAAAAATAA
- a CDS encoding YebC/PmpR family DNA-binding transcriptional regulator: MSGHNKWSKIKNKKGSEDARRGKIFTKMARAITVAVREGGADPEYNPSLKSVIEKARAENMPNDNIDRAIKKASGDGDSANYENIVYEGYGPEGVAVIVECLTDNRNRTASDVRHYFDKFGGNLGQNGSVSFMFQRKGLLLIDADSLDEEEVMMDSLDAGAEDFEADDGIFVINTAMEDFAQVRDTLLDKGYKFVKSDLVYEPSNYVKINDESNVDKMEKLIDNLEDSDDVQQVSHNWDNE; encoded by the coding sequence ATGTCAGGACATAATAAATGGAGTAAAATAAAAAATAAAAAAGGCAGTGAAGACGCTAGAAGAGGCAAAATATTCACTAAGATGGCGAGAGCAATAACTGTTGCTGTTAGAGAAGGTGGAGCAGATCCAGAATACAACCCTAGTTTAAAATCTGTTATAGAAAAAGCTCGTGCAGAAAATATGCCTAACGATAACATAGACAGAGCAATTAAAAAAGCGAGTGGCGACGGAGATTCTGCAAACTATGAAAACATAGTCTACGAAGGATATGGTCCAGAAGGAGTTGCGGTTATAGTTGAATGCTTGACAGATAATAGAAACAGAACCGCTTCAGATGTTAGACATTATTTCGATAAATTCGGCGGAAATCTTGGACAAAACGGATCTGTATCATTTATGTTCCAAAGAAAAGGTCTGTTATTAATCGATGCAGATTCTTTGGATGAAGAAGAAGTAATGATGGACAGTTTAGATGCTGGTGCAGAAGATTTTGAAGCTGATGATGGAATTTTTGTAATCAACACAGCAATGGAAGATTTCGCACAAGTAAGAGATACTTTGTTAGATAAGGGATATAAATTCGTAAAATCTGATTTGGTTTATGAACCATCAAATTACGTTAAGATTAACGACGAATCAAATGTCGATAAGATGGAAAAGCTAATAGATAATCTTGAAGATAGTGATGATGTTCAACAAGTAAGTCATAATTGGGATAACGAATAA
- the nadE gene encoding NAD(+) synthase, with translation MNYAKLCEDLTKWIKEEVESANLKGAVFGISGGIDSAVLACLCKKAFGDNALGLIMPIKSNPKDEEDARILAKSIGLRFTKVDLNESYDALIGTFEKNSVEMAASNIKPRLRMITLYYYAQNNGYMVLSGSNRSEFMTGYFTKYGDSGADLMPLLNLYKTDIFEMAKVLGVPDVIINKKPSAGLWEGQTDEDEFGFTYEELDDYLMNNSNTKSKDLIDKKIKQSEHKRKFAKSFEFDRRNY, from the coding sequence ATGAATTACGCAAAATTATGTGAAGATCTAACAAAATGGATAAAAGAAGAAGTTGAATCTGCTAATCTAAAAGGAGCGGTTTTTGGAATTAGTGGTGGAATAGATAGTGCTGTGTTAGCTTGTTTGTGCAAAAAAGCTTTTGGAGATAACGCATTAGGTTTGATTATGCCAATAAAAAGTAATCCAAAAGACGAAGAAGATGCAAGAATATTAGCAAAATCAATTGGTTTGAGATTTACAAAAGTTGATCTTAATGAAAGTTACGATGCTTTGATTGGAACTTTTGAAAAAAATTCTGTGGAAATGGCTGCATCAAATATTAAGCCAAGACTTAGAATGATAACTTTGTACTATTACGCACAAAACAACGGATATATGGTGTTATCTGGATCAAATCGTTCTGAGTTTATGACTGGATATTTTACAAAATACGGAGATAGTGGAGCTGATCTTATGCCACTATTGAATTTGTACAAGACAGATATTTTCGAAATGGCGAAAGTTTTGGGCGTTCCAGATGTCATTATCAACAAAAAACCTAGTGCTGGTTTGTGGGAAGGTCAAACAGATGAAGATGAGTTTGGATTTACCTACGAAGAGTTGGATGATTATTTGATGAATAATTCAAACACGAAATCCAAAGATTTGATTGATAAAAAGATTAAACAAAGCGAACATAAAAGAAAATTTGCGAAATCATTTGAATTCGATAGAAGAAATTATTAA
- a CDS encoding YigZ family protein, whose product MKKYRSVHKSVPFSFIINKSEFIGNCKFVETEEEALEFVDSIKSKYSDATHNCSAYVIGEDKLTQRFDDDGEPSQTAGIPILEVIKKEDLTNVCVVVTRYYGGIKLGAGGLIRAYTKASSECLNESVIVDKKIFRKFQIEFDYTNVGSIENFLMNNDIYVADKQYSDKVVFDILLDEDKYEEVKGKLIDLTSDNIKFTMIEFTYQSSLNDKLIF is encoded by the coding sequence ATGAAAAAATATAGAAGCGTTCACAAAAGCGTACCTTTTTCTTTTATTATCAATAAATCTGAATTTATTGGAAATTGTAAGTTTGTTGAAACAGAAGAAGAAGCACTGGAATTTGTGGATAGCATAAAATCAAAATACAGTGATGCAACTCACAATTGTTCAGCTTATGTTATTGGAGAAGATAAATTAACTCAAAGATTTGACGATGACGGAGAGCCTTCACAAACAGCAGGAATTCCAATTCTTGAAGTCATAAAAAAAGAAGATTTAACTAATGTTTGTGTTGTTGTTACAAGATACTATGGTGGCATTAAACTTGGAGCTGGTGGACTTATAAGAGCATACACAAAAGCATCTAGTGAGTGTTTGAATGAGTCGGTTATTGTAGACAAGAAAATATTTAGAAAATTTCAGATAGAATTTGATTACACAAATGTTGGAAGTATTGAAAATTTTTTGATGAATAATGATATTTACGTTGCTGATAAACAATACTCGGACAAAGTTGTATTCGATATTTTATTAGATGAAGATAAGTATGAAGAAGTTAAAGGCAAATTAATTGATTTGACAAGCGATAATATAAAGTTTACAATGATTGAATTTACTTATCAATCATCTTTAAATGATAAGTTAATATTTTAA
- the hflX gene encoding GTPase HflX has protein sequence MKEKTILVYFEFKNKKINDEDIGEMESLIESSGGEVCAISEVRKNSIDSKYFIGKGKCLEIKDAAEKLDVTTLIFNVELSGSNIKNLEDITGLKIVDKTNLILDIFASRAKTKQSVLQVELAEYKYRLPRLIGFRDHLSRTGGGIGTRGPGETKLEVDRRTIQKKIDNIKRELKSIDKSQENMRKQRLKSDIKMVSMVGYTNAGKSTLSNKLVNFYKDKYTEEFETEDLLFKTLDTTLRKCTLPNKKQCLVIDTVGFIKDIPTDLIEAFKSTLLDLKHSDLILFVLDSSSSDLDNQITTTMDILKELKVLDKPMVTVFNKSDKNPNVIFPYNLDNKIKISAFNDKDIEKLLYKIQEELYGNYKCVNMKFDYNHQDVLNAVLQNFKCENVSYNNDDVSLEVEISESEIEKYKEFII, from the coding sequence ATGAAAGAAAAAACAATTTTAGTTTATTTTGAATTTAAAAATAAAAAAATAAACGATGAAGATATAGGAGAAATGGAAAGTTTGATTGAATCATCTGGTGGTGAAGTCTGCGCTATCTCAGAAGTTCGAAAAAATTCCATCGATTCGAAATATTTTATTGGTAAAGGAAAATGTCTGGAGATAAAAGATGCTGCAGAAAAATTAGATGTAACTACTTTAATATTTAATGTAGAATTATCTGGCTCAAATATTAAAAATTTGGAAGATATTACTGGCCTTAAAATAGTTGATAAAACAAATTTGATTCTAGATATATTTGCGAGCAGAGCAAAAACAAAACAAAGTGTACTTCAAGTTGAACTGGCAGAGTACAAATACAGGCTTCCAAGATTGATTGGCTTCAGAGACCATTTATCTAGAACTGGTGGTGGAATTGGAACTAGAGGTCCAGGAGAAACAAAACTGGAAGTAGACAGAAGAACTATTCAAAAGAAAATAGACAACATAAAACGAGAATTAAAAAGTATCGACAAAAGTCAAGAAAACATGAGAAAACAAAGGCTGAAATCAGATATAAAAATGGTGAGTATGGTTGGATACACAAATGCTGGTAAATCTACATTATCTAATAAATTGGTGAATTTCTACAAAGATAAATATACCGAAGAATTTGAAACAGAAGATTTGCTTTTTAAAACTTTGGATACCACTTTAAGAAAATGTACATTACCGAATAAAAAGCAATGCCTCGTAATTGATACAGTAGGTTTCATTAAAGATATTCCTACAGATTTAATTGAAGCATTTAAGTCAACGCTACTGGATTTGAAACATTCTGATTTAATATTATTTGTATTAGATTCTTCTAGTTCTGATCTGGACAATCAAATAACTACAACTATGGACATATTAAAAGAACTAAAAGTATTAGACAAACCTATGGTTACTGTATTCAATAAATCCGACAAGAATCCTAATGTGATTTTTCCATATAATTTAGATAATAAAATAAAGATATCAGCTTTTAATGATAAAGATATAGAAAAGTTATTGTATAAAATTCAAGAAGAGTTATATGGCAATTATAAATGTGTTAATATGAAATTTGACTACAATCATCAGGATGTTTTGAATGCTGTTTTACAAAATTTCAAATGTGAAAATGTGTCTTATAATAATGATGATGTAAGTCTTGAGGTTGAAATCTCTGAATCAGAAATAGAAAAGTATAAGGAATTTATAATATGA